A DNA window from Brassica napus cultivar Da-Ae chromosome C1, Da-Ae, whole genome shotgun sequence contains the following coding sequences:
- the LOC106365943 gene encoding galactan beta-1,4-galactosyltransferase GALS3-like produces MAKERDHHPNKDKKLLVGVIWNFSTELKLIFMALLVIFTLATLLPFIPSSFSLSASDFRFCISRFSPAVPVNITSTAVNVIPEKTTEPEIVNGVIKRTFTGHGSAAYNFVTMSAYRGGVNSFAVIGLSSKPLHVYGHPSYRCEWVPLDPTQDPVSTTGFKILTDWGYGRIYTTVVVNCTFPTTSAVNPQNSGGSLILHATTGDPSLNLTDSIPVLTESPNSVDFNLYTSPEKKKYDYIYCGSSLYGNLSPQRVREWIAYHARFFGDRSHFVLHDAGGIHGDVFEVLRPWIELGRVTVHDIRDQERFDGYYHNQFMVVNDCLHRYRFAAKWVFFFDVDEFMYVPEKETIKSVMESLEEYSQFTIEQMPMSSKICYSGDGPARTYRKWGFEKMAYRDVKKVPRRDRKYAVQPQNVFATGVHMSQNLQGKTYHKAESKIRYFHYHGSISQRREPCRHLFNDSRVVFENNPYVLDTTIRDVGLAAKMFEMRTIGDRLLRTRQ; encoded by the exons ATGGCCAAAGAGAGAGACCATCACCCCAACAAGGACAAGAAGCTTCTCGTCGGCGTCATATGGAACTTCTCCACCGAGCTCAAGCTCATCTTCATGGCGTTACTTGTCATCTTCACTTTAGCCACTCTCCTACCTTTCATACCTTCGTCATTCTCCCTCTCCGCCTCAGATTTCCGCTTCTGCATCTCGCGCTTCTCCCCCGCCGTTCCCGTTAACATCACATCCACCGCCGTTAACGTTATACCTGAAAAAACTACAGAGCCGGAGATAGTTAACGGCGTTATCAAACGGACGTTTACTGGTCACGGCTCCGCGGCTTATAACTTCGTCACAATGAGCGCGTACAGAGGCGGCGTCAACTCGTTCGCCGTTATCGGCTTATCATCGAAACCCCTCCACGTGTACGGCCACCCTTCGTACCGATGCGAGTGGGTCCCTCTCGACCCGACCCAAGACCCTGTTTCCACAACCGGGTTTAAAATCCTAACCGACTGGGGATACGGACGGATCTACACGACCGTCGTCGTGAACTGCACTTTCCCAACAACCTCCGCCGTGAACCCCCAAAACTCCGGCGGAAGCCTCATCCTCCACGCCACCACCGGAGATCCATCCCTAAACCTCACCGACTCGATCCCAGTCCTAACGGAATCTCCAAACTCCGTCGACTTCAACCTCTACACCTCACCGGAGAAGAAAAAGTACGACTACATCTACTGCGGCTCGTCTCTCTACGGCAACCTAAGCCCGCAGAGAGTCAGAGAGTGGATCGCGTACCACGCGAGGTTCTTCGGAGACCGCTCGCATTTCGTGCTCCACGACGCCGGAGGGATCCACGGCGACGTGTTCGAGGTTCTAAGGCCGTGGATCGAGCTCGGGAGAGTGACGGTGCATGACATTAGGGATCAGGAGCGGTTCGATGGGTATTATCATAATCAGTTCATGGTTGTGAATGATTGCTTGCATAGGTATAGGTTCGCGGCGAAGTGGGTGTTCTTCTTCGATGTCGATGAGTTTATGTATGTTCCGGAGAAGGAGACAATTAAGTCGGTTATGGAATCTTTGGAGGAATATTCTCAGTTTACTATTGAGCAGATGCCGATGAGTAGTAAGATTTGTTACTCCGGCGATGGTCCGGCGAGAACTTACAG GAAATGGGGATTTGAGAAAATGGCATATAGAGACGTGAAGAAAGTTCCTAGACGAGACCGGAAGTACGCGGTCCAGCCACAAAATGTATTTGCAACGGGAGTCCACATGTCTCAGAATCTACAAGGGAAAACATACCACAAGGCAGAGAGCAAAATCCGTTACTTCCATTACCACGGTTCCATCTCTCAGCGCCGGGAGCCTTGCCGTCACCTATTCAATGACTCGAGagttgtgtttgagaataatCCTTATGTGCTCGACACTACGATCCGCGACGTTGGTCTTGCTGCGAAGATGTTCGAGATGAGAACGATCGGTGACCGACTGCTTAGGACACGCCAATGA
- the BNACNNG18720D gene encoding uncharacterized protein BNACNNG18720D, with amino-acid sequence MATQVLSFRDDSSFRDDSSFRDDSSQEDWHDFEVLGRGDEPKILIKKSSMLSDSERRISVDPKSLLSRNESFDMITSRPRDNQTKTKFISCSLPNSASTSPRHNSSWKNRTTEQVLDLMLVQNAAVSFGRSKSCGEGRACTPSLDFDMLLRKSRTGHHHYNHNHPQHHDDDNGFSSSNTKSSGNNSFFSKTESNKSNTSTANSKSINKFEDGFKCSALCLYLPGFGKGKPVRPSSRKGDSSITRTTTMTSTHSMARTASMRDTTVLSARASLEKFDCGSWTSSAMIHDDSVDLGGHFFDLPSELIKGGPGGNDQDDPVSAAFVFHKEPSLEKEIKGVLKTSGSKSRRSMESPLHVRFSTSSPVSYPTSPNHSITPRLLQATEDFTSFLEAQTV; translated from the coding sequence ATGGCGACGCAAGTTCTCAGCTTCAGGGACGATAGTAGCTTCAGGGACGATAGTAGCTTCAGGGACGATAGTAGTCAAGAGGATTGGCATGACTTTGAGGTTCTTGGTCGTGGAGACGAGCCCAAGATTCTGATCAAGAAGTCAAGTATGCTGTCCGATTCAGAGAGGCGGATCTCCGTTGACCCGAAATCGCTTTTATCGAGGAACGAGAGCTTCGACATGATAACCTCACGGCCGAGAGATAATCAAACGAAGACGAAGTTTATAAGCTGCAGCCTCCCGAACTCAGCATCCACGTCACCTAGACACAACTCGAGTTGGAAGAACAGAACCACGGAGCAAGTTCTTGACCTAATGCTCGTTCAAAACGCTGCCGTTTCGTTCGGAAGAAGCAAATCTTGCGGGGAAGGACGTGCATGCACGCCATCCCTAGATTTCGACATGTTACTACGCAAATCAAGAACTGGACATCATCATTATAATCATAACCATCCGCAACAccatgatgatgataatggcTTCTCTTCCTCTAACACCAAGAGTAGCGGAAACAACTCTTTCTTCTCGAAGACAGAGTCTAACAAAAGCAATACCAGCACGGCGAACTCGAAAAGCATCAATAAGTTCGAAGACGGATTCAAATGCAGCGCGTTGTGTCTATACCTACCCGGTTTTGGTAAAGGTAAACCGGTTAGGCCATCATCCCGAAAAGGTGATTCCTCAATCACTAGAACCACGACAATGACTTCGACTCATTCCATGGCAAGAACTGCTTCTATGAGAGACACTACGGTGCTCTCAGCTCGAGCCTCGCTAGAGAAGTTTGACTGCGGTTCGTGGACTTCTTCGGCTATGATTCACGATGACAGTGTCGATCTCGGTGGTCATTTCTTCGACTTGCCTTCTGAACTGATCAAAGGCGGTCCAGGTGGAAACGATCAAGACGATCCTGTTTCGGCGGCTTTCGTGTTCCACAAGGAACCTAGTTTGGAGAAAGAGATTAAAGGGGTTTTGAAGACTTCTGGCTCGAAATCGAGAAGATCTATGGAGTCGCCACTTCATGTTCGGTTCTCAACTTCGTCTCCGGTATCTTATCCGACGTCTCCGAATCATTCAATCACGCCACGGTTGTTACAAGCCACCGAGGATTTTACTAGTTTCTTGGAAGCCCAAACCGTGTGA
- the LOC106373506 gene encoding putative terpenoid synthase 7, with the protein MLMFSYHAEGHDYTKRKILLIYLMISLGIAYHFENEIEKTLAHAFQNIDDTIANEHDLYTISIFFWVFRTYGYNMSADAFKRFKGDDGKFMDSLTKDAKGMLSLYEAAHLRTTRDYIMDEALSFTTKHMDSLAGRSSSHLSRLKQNALGLSQHWNMEILVAMEYISFYEQEKDHDETLLKFSKLNFKLLQLIYLKELKMVTKWYKELDFASKLPPYFRDRVVELHFFVISMYFEPHFSSARIMLTKFVTAEIIIDDTFDRYASMSESESLAKSLERWAPDKDMDKQPDYLKFVFKFILDVFKDFEREVGSEGRSYIVKSTVEEFKILVKANLDLAKWAQIAHVPSFEDYMVVGELEVSWYASMAGTFMGMGHIAMKEAYEWLKSRPKLIQAISINGRLMNDMTGFEDDMSRGYVPNGINCYMKQYGVTKAEAYKELHKMRVHNDKIVNGELLTTKDVPRRVLKQAINCARMANVAYGYGEGLTHPEGKIKDYIVSLYLDLIRL; encoded by the exons ATGCTCATGTTCTCTTACCATGCGGAAGGTCATGACTACACGAAGAGGAAAATACTTCTGATATATTTGATGATCAGTCTTGGTATTGCATATCATTTTGAGAATGAGATCGAAAAGACCTTGGCACACGCCTTTCAGAATATTGATGATACGATAGCAAATGAGCATGACCTTTACACAATCTCTATCTTCTTTTGGGTTTTCAGAACATATGGTTACAACATGTCGGCTG ATGCGTTCAAGAGGTTCAAAGGGGATGATGGAAAGTTTATGGACTCCTTAACAAAGGATGCTAAAGGCATGTTGAGCTTGTATGAAGCCGCTCATTTGAGGACGACAAGAGATTATATAATGGACGAAGCGTTGAGCTTCACAACGAAACATATGGATTCGTTAGCTGGACGATCAAGCTCTCATCTCTCAAGGCTTAAACAGAATGCTCTTGGTCTATCTCAACATTGGAACATGGAGATATTAGTCGCAATGGAATATATCTCCTTCTACGAACAAGAAAAAGACCATGATGAGACATTACTCAAGTTTTCAAAGCTCAATTTCAAGTTACTACAACTTATTTACCTTAAGGAGCTCAAAATGGTTACAAA ATGGTACAAGGAGCTCGACTTTGCATCTAAGTTGCCACCTTATTTCAGAGACAGAGTGGTGGagttacatttttttgttatatcgaTGTATTTTGAGCCGCATTTCTCAAGTGCGAGGATTATGTTGACTAAGTTCGTCACGGCCGAAATCATTATTGACGACACTTTCGATAGATATGCCTCTATGTCGGAATCTGAAAGCCTCGCCAAAAGTCTAGAAAG GTGGGCTCCTGATAAAGACATGGATAAACAACCAGATTATTTGAAATTCGTATTTAAATTTATACTGGACGTATTCAAAGATTTCGAAAGAGAAGTGGGGTCAGAAGGAAGATCTTACATCGTGAAAAGTACAGTAGAAGAG TTCAAAATACTCGTGAAAGCCAATCTTGACCTTGCCAAATGGGCGCAAATCGCTCACGTGCCTAGCTTTGAGGATTATATGGTGGTCGGTGAGCTGGAGGTCTCGTGGTACGCGAGTATGGCAGGCACTTTTATGGGCATGGGTCATATTGCTATGAAGGAAGCTTATGAGTGGCTCAAATCAAGACCAAAACTCATCCAAGCAATATCTATAAACGGACGTCTGATGAATGACATGACCGGTTTCGAG GATGACATGAGTAGAGGATATGTACCAAATGGGATCAACTGTTATATGAAGCAATATGGAGTTACAAAAGCCGAAGCTTATAAGGAGCTTCATAAAATGCGTGTTCACAATGACAAAATAGTGAACGGAGAGTTGTTGACGACAAAAGATGTGCCAAGGAGAGTTCTCAAGCAAGCCATCAATTGTGCACGCATGGCGAATGTTGCCTATGGCTATGGTGAAGGCTTAACACACCCTGAAGGCAAAATAAAGGACTATATTGTTTCTCTTTATCTTGATCTGATTCGTCTGTAA